The Euleptes europaea isolate rEulEur1 chromosome 2, rEulEur1.hap1, whole genome shotgun sequence genome has a segment encoding these proteins:
- the INKA2 gene encoding PAK4-inhibitor INKA2 isoform X1 has protein sequence MDLGVRMEKKNMDHYLRRLKQELVSMKEVGDGLHEQMNSMMGALQELKLLQVQTALEQLEISSNPNQVPGIGQHQYCQGSKEVPRLRREASRQSEKLLGTSSSESCSSSAFLCSAQMPQPTSPLYHVTLPHSTHGHMTSSLSSISCGDCYRASGPSSTVSTAEYHSPRTLESSSEHMSGSWFSHDTSSLSESKFGCQECQFSDETDDWTSSLMSQSRNRQPLVLGDNIFADLVGNWLDLPEIDKKGEKNETLPGSKSQEFYRKFSLTANIFKKFLRSVRPDRDRLLKEKPCWLPAEDKKAEILKRPKKVNKQKGTFYFPCHGNISNTQDKAERCQKKETSKAKTKHCTKTHNAIDHSQSGFDFNTAVWV, from the coding sequence gtaTCCATGAAGGAGGTTGGGGACGGACTGCATGAACAGATGAACTCCATGATGGGCGCTCTGCAAGAGCTGAAACTCCTCCAGGTCCAGACGGCCCTGGAGCAGCTGGAGATTTCAAGCAACCCGAACCAGGTTCCAGGAATTGGCCAGCATCAGTACTGTCAGGGCAGTAAAGAAGTGCCAAGGTTAAGACGCGAAGCCAGCAGGCAGAGTGAGAAACTGCTGGGGACGAGCTCTTCGGAGAGCTGCAGCTCTTCAGCTTTTCTATGCTCTGCCCAGATGCCACAGCCCACCAGCCCACTTTACCACGTTACTTTGCCACACAGTACCCATGGGCACATGACTTCATCCCTTAGCAGCATTAGCTGTGGCGACTGCTATCGTGCCAGCGGACCGTCATCAACGGTGAGCACAGCAGAGTACCACTCACCAAGGACACTTGAATCATCCAGTGAGCACATGTCCGGAAGCTGGTTTTCTCATGACACAAGCAGCCTTTCTGAAAGTAAATTTGGATGCCAAGAATGCCAGTTCTCTGATGAGACCGACGACTGGACTTCTTCACTAATGTCTCAAAGCAGGAACCGGCAGCCTCTGGTCTTGGGCGACAACATCTTTGCTGATTTAGTTGGGAACTGGTTGGATTTGCCCGAGATAGACAAGAAAGGGGAGAAGAATGAGACTTTGCCAGGCAGCAAATCCCAGGAGTTCTACAGAAAGTTTTCCCTCACAGCCAACATATTCAAGAAGTTCTTAAGGAGCGTCCGGCCGGATCGAGACAGATTGCTTAAGGAGAAGCCTTGCTGGCTGCCAGCAGAAGACAAAAAGGCTGAAATCTTAAAGAGGCCCAAAAAAGTAAACAAACAGAAGGGAACTTTTTACTTCCCTTGTCACGGGAACATATCAAATACTCAGGACAAAGCCGAAAGGTGCCAAAAGAAGGAAACTAGCAAGGCCAAGACCAAACATTGTACCAAGACCCACAACGCAATAGACCACAGTCAGTCAGGGTTTGATTTTAACACAGCTGTATGGGTCTGA
- the INKA2 gene encoding PAK4-inhibitor INKA2 isoform X2: protein MKEVGDGLHEQMNSMMGALQELKLLQVQTALEQLEISSNPNQVPGIGQHQYCQGSKEVPRLRREASRQSEKLLGTSSSESCSSSAFLCSAQMPQPTSPLYHVTLPHSTHGHMTSSLSSISCGDCYRASGPSSTVSTAEYHSPRTLESSSEHMSGSWFSHDTSSLSESKFGCQECQFSDETDDWTSSLMSQSRNRQPLVLGDNIFADLVGNWLDLPEIDKKGEKNETLPGSKSQEFYRKFSLTANIFKKFLRSVRPDRDRLLKEKPCWLPAEDKKAEILKRPKKVNKQKGTFYFPCHGNISNTQDKAERCQKKETSKAKTKHCTKTHNAIDHSQSGFDFNTAVWV from the coding sequence ATGAAGGAGGTTGGGGACGGACTGCATGAACAGATGAACTCCATGATGGGCGCTCTGCAAGAGCTGAAACTCCTCCAGGTCCAGACGGCCCTGGAGCAGCTGGAGATTTCAAGCAACCCGAACCAGGTTCCAGGAATTGGCCAGCATCAGTACTGTCAGGGCAGTAAAGAAGTGCCAAGGTTAAGACGCGAAGCCAGCAGGCAGAGTGAGAAACTGCTGGGGACGAGCTCTTCGGAGAGCTGCAGCTCTTCAGCTTTTCTATGCTCTGCCCAGATGCCACAGCCCACCAGCCCACTTTACCACGTTACTTTGCCACACAGTACCCATGGGCACATGACTTCATCCCTTAGCAGCATTAGCTGTGGCGACTGCTATCGTGCCAGCGGACCGTCATCAACGGTGAGCACAGCAGAGTACCACTCACCAAGGACACTTGAATCATCCAGTGAGCACATGTCCGGAAGCTGGTTTTCTCATGACACAAGCAGCCTTTCTGAAAGTAAATTTGGATGCCAAGAATGCCAGTTCTCTGATGAGACCGACGACTGGACTTCTTCACTAATGTCTCAAAGCAGGAACCGGCAGCCTCTGGTCTTGGGCGACAACATCTTTGCTGATTTAGTTGGGAACTGGTTGGATTTGCCCGAGATAGACAAGAAAGGGGAGAAGAATGAGACTTTGCCAGGCAGCAAATCCCAGGAGTTCTACAGAAAGTTTTCCCTCACAGCCAACATATTCAAGAAGTTCTTAAGGAGCGTCCGGCCGGATCGAGACAGATTGCTTAAGGAGAAGCCTTGCTGGCTGCCAGCAGAAGACAAAAAGGCTGAAATCTTAAAGAGGCCCAAAAAAGTAAACAAACAGAAGGGAACTTTTTACTTCCCTTGTCACGGGAACATATCAAATACTCAGGACAAAGCCGAAAGGTGCCAAAAGAAGGAAACTAGCAAGGCCAAGACCAAACATTGTACCAAGACCCACAACGCAATAGACCACAGTCAGTCAGGGTTTGATTTTAACACAGCTGTATGGGTCTGA